AGAAAACGAGACTCGCGAAGCGTTTCCGCGAAGGCGGTTTCCGTGCGGATGCAGTGGTGACGGAGGGAAGAATTCCTGTCGTCGAGGAAGACGACGACTTCGAGATTGTTAAGACGAAGAGATTTGTCGTGAAGCCGATGGATGTGCAGGAGGCCATCATGCAGATGAATCTCTTGAATCATAATTTCTTTGTCTATCGCGACGGCGAGACAGAGGAGGTCAATGTCGTATATAAGCGTACCGACGGTAAGTACGGGCTCATCGAGTCGGGACATTAAATCTTGTTTTGCATGAAAAGAGGAGCTGCTGCCTTGTGGCGGCGGCTCCTTTGCTGTGAAAGCGCACGCCGCGCTGTTTAAAGGGGTGCAAAGTGATGCATCGACAGAATGACGGTCGGCTGTGGTCTTACGCCGGAAAGAGATGTAAAGCGATGCATCGACGTATACCCATCAGCAGGGGAACGATGACGCTGGAAGGAGATGACTTGATATGCGACCGATGAACGCCGCGCTCTCGACGCTCTGCTACGTGGAGCGTGACGGAAAATATCTGATGCTCCATCGTACGAAGAAGGAGGGCGATGTCAACGCCGGCAAGTGGATCGGCGTCGGAGGTCACTTCGAGCCGAATGAGTCGCCCGAGGAGTGCCTGCTGCGCGAGGTGCACGAGGAGACGGGTTACACGCTGACGAGCTGGCGGATGCGTGGACTGGTTACGTTTGTCATCGAGGGCGGAACGACGGAGTACATGCATCTCTTTACAGCCGACGGCTTTACGGGGAGCTTCCATGAGACGGACGAGGGGGAGCTCGCCTGGATTTCGAAGGGGGAGCTCTTTACACTCAACCTGTGGGAGGGAGATCGCATTTTTTTACGGCTTTTGGCGGAAGGCGCACCTTTCTTTTTGCTGAAATTGTGCTATGATAGAGAAGGAACACGGATGACGGCAATGCTCAACGGACGGCAAATGGAGGTATAGCGATGATGCGAGATCGGCGGGTGACGAGGGAGAGAGCGGACTTCTCCGCCTATCTCGTCGTGCGGCCCGAGGATATCGGTACACGCACGCTGGGTGAGCTGGTCGTGCCTGCCGTCAAAGCCGGCTTCACGACTGTCGAGGTGCGTGCCGAAGGCATGGAGGCACGCTACGTTCTCGAGATGCTCTCCATCGTCTCGCGTGAGATTCACGCCTACGGAAAAGCGCGCGAAATCGCTCTCGTCGTCCACGACCGCATCGATGTCGCGCTCGCGGCGCAGGATTACAAGATCAAAGTCGACGGGGTACACGTCGGGCAGGGCGACCTCCCGGCAAAGGTCTGCCGAAAGCTTCTCGGCGAGGAGGCGATCGTCGGCATCTCCGCGCCTGTGACGGCATTGACGACGTATCTCTCGGGGGCGGATCTGCGCGGCGTGGACTATATCATCGCATCTCCGCTCCATCGGTCGGCAAAAAATCCGGATGCGCACTATGCGACAAGCGCTCGGGCGACGAAGATCCTCAACATGTTTGATCTAAAATCGGCGACCGAGGCTGTGGACATTCCGATTCTTGTGGGCGGCGGCGTACAGCTGCGGGATATCGCGTCCCTTCGCGTCGCCGGAGCAAAGGGCATCGTCCTGGGTTCTTCGGCGCTGGAGAGTGAAGCTCTTGAAGAGAGTCTTGAGAGATACGTGACAAGCTGGCAAAACAGTTGACATAAAGCGGCCTCCAAGTGATATAATGACATGTGTGTAATTATATTCGGGAGGTCGATTTTCATGGAAACAGCAAAGGTGTACTATACGGATTTTCGCGTTGATGTGGGTACAAGTCTGCTGACGAAGCTGAAGCGGCTGTGTGTGCGGGCGGGATTTCAGGATATCGAGCTCGACGGGCGATTTGTCGCCATCAAGATGCATTTCGGCGAGCTCGGCAATATGGCGTTTATCCGTCCGCAGTACGTGCGTGTGCTTGCGGATCTCGTCAAGGAAAAGGGCGGCATCCCCTTTCTGACCGACTGCAACACGCTCTATCCCGGCTCTCGCCGTCATGCGCCCGAGCATCTTGACTGCGCGAATCTCAACGGCTTCAACCCCACGACGACAGGCTGTCAGATCATCATCGGCGACGGGCTCAAGGGCACGGATGAAGTCGAGGTGCCAATCAAGAACGCGCGGGTCTTGAAGACGGCGAAGATCGGCCGCGCCGTTATGGATGCGGACGTGTTCGTCAGCTTCGCGCACTTCAAGGGGCATGAGTCGACAGGCTTCGGCGGCGCGGTGAAGAACATCGGGATGGGCTGCGGTTCGCGCGCGGGCAAGATGGAGCAGCATTCCTCGGGCAAGGTCGCTGTGCATGAGGAACTGTGCAAGGCATGTCATCGATGTGCCAAAGAGTGCGGATCGAACGCCATTTCCTACGGCGAAGACCGCAAGGCACGCATCGATGAAGAACTCTGCAAGGGCTGCGGTCGCTGCATCGGCTCCTGTTCCTTTAACGCGCTCTACAACGAGCAGTGGGATGCGAACGACATCCTCGACCGCAAGATGGCGGAGTACGCGCAGGCGGTCGTGCAGGATCGTCCGTGCTTTCATATCAATATGGTCATGGATGTATCGCCTTGGTGCGACTGTCATGGGGAGAACGATGCCCCGGTCCTGCCGAATATCGGCATGTTCGCCTCGCTCGATCCCATCGCGCTCGATCAGGCGTGTGTCGACGCCTGCATGAAGGCGACGCCGCTGCCCGACAGCCAGCTGACGGATCACCGTGCGAAAGCGGAGAAGCACGGACACGTATTTGACGATCTCAATCCCGATTCGATGTGGGAAGAGACGCTTATCCACGCGGAGAAGATCGGCATGGGGACGCGGCAGTACGAGCTCATCAAGGTGAAATGAGCCGATGAAATAAGTCGAAAAGCCTATTTGAAAAGCTCTATCATTCGTGCTATACTACGTCTAATTTCATAAAAAAGACGATGAGCAGGAAAAGTAACGCGTCGGAAAGCCTAAAGAGAGCCGTGCCAGCTGAGAATCGGTGACCGGAAGATGCGTGAAGTTCCCCTGGGAGTTGCTCCGCTGAAGGTATATGGTGTAGGCGGAGACGGAGCCCTTACCGTTAGAAGAGGGAGCATATCGGTGATGCCCCGCGTGTCACCCGCATGCGCAGAGAGCTTCTCCCCCGCGGAGAAGAAGTAAGGTGGTACCGCGAGATGATTCCCGTCCTTTACATATTGTAAAGAACGGGTTTTTGTATGTGACGGAGAGTCATAAACGCCCGGGACGGGCGTCCTTGACGGCGATTCGCGCAAGAGACGCGGGGCGCAAAAATGTGTGTGATTCTCAAGGTGAGTAAATGAGGTGTGAAACATGGCGAAACTGGCATTCTTAGGCCCTGTCGGCACGCACAGCGAAGCGGCCGCCATGCATCTGGCAAAGCTTCGCGGGCTCGACGATGCGCTGTGTCCCTATCCGGACATCTTTCAGGTGCTCGAGGCAGTTGATCGGGGGGACGTTGACCGAGCACTCGTGCCCGTTGAGAATTCCATGGAGGGTGCCGTCAACATTACGCTCGATGCGCTCAT
This portion of the Selenomonas sp. TAMA-11512 genome encodes:
- the raiA gene encoding ribosome-associated translation inhibitor RaiA, whose product is MATFNIRGKSIEITPSLKEYVEKRVGKLTKYFDNVGEISVLLTVSKGRHIVEVTMPIPGGVFLRGEEATMDMYTSIDLVIEKLERQIRKQKTRLAKRFREGGFRADAVVTEGRIPVVEEDDDFEIVKTKRFVVKPMDVQEAIMQMNLLNHNFFVYRDGETEEVNVVYKRTDGKYGLIESGH
- a CDS encoding 8-oxo-dGTP diphosphatase, which gives rise to MRPMNAALSTLCYVERDGKYLMLHRTKKEGDVNAGKWIGVGGHFEPNESPEECLLREVHEETGYTLTSWRMRGLVTFVIEGGTTEYMHLFTADGFTGSFHETDEGELAWISKGELFTLNLWEGDRIFLRLLAEGAPFFLLKLCYDREGTRMTAMLNGRQMEV
- a CDS encoding thiamine phosphate synthase, whose protein sequence is MMRDRRVTRERADFSAYLVVRPEDIGTRTLGELVVPAVKAGFTTVEVRAEGMEARYVLEMLSIVSREIHAYGKAREIALVVHDRIDVALAAQDYKIKVDGVHVGQGDLPAKVCRKLLGEEAIVGISAPVTALTTYLSGADLRGVDYIIASPLHRSAKNPDAHYATSARATKILNMFDLKSATEAVDIPILVGGGVQLRDIASLRVAGAKGIVLGSSALESEALEESLERYVTSWQNS
- a CDS encoding DUF362 domain-containing protein — encoded protein: METAKVYYTDFRVDVGTSLLTKLKRLCVRAGFQDIELDGRFVAIKMHFGELGNMAFIRPQYVRVLADLVKEKGGIPFLTDCNTLYPGSRRHAPEHLDCANLNGFNPTTTGCQIIIGDGLKGTDEVEVPIKNARVLKTAKIGRAVMDADVFVSFAHFKGHESTGFGGAVKNIGMGCGSRAGKMEQHSSGKVAVHEELCKACHRCAKECGSNAISYGEDRKARIDEELCKGCGRCIGSCSFNALYNEQWDANDILDRKMAEYAQAVVQDRPCFHINMVMDVSPWCDCHGENDAPVLPNIGMFASLDPIALDQACVDACMKATPLPDSQLTDHRAKAEKHGHVFDDLNPDSMWEETLIHAEKIGMGTRQYELIKVK